In one Sulfitobacter sp. LCG007 genomic region, the following are encoded:
- a CDS encoding GFA family protein, with product MTGIFAGGCLCGRVRYEAAGPALFGGLCHCRSCQRVSGGGHLPVMGVATSGMSVSGDPARHSMAGGSGMQTHRHFCPGCGSTLFGTSDSDPDLATLYVGSLDDPSVFQPSAAINARERQPWDTGGRDLHSFDGMPA from the coding sequence ATGACAGGTATATTCGCGGGCGGCTGCCTCTGCGGCCGGGTACGCTACGAGGCGGCGGGTCCGGCGCTGTTTGGAGGGTTGTGCCACTGCCGCAGCTGTCAGCGCGTGTCGGGCGGCGGGCATCTGCCGGTCATGGGCGTCGCAACTTCGGGCATGTCGGTCAGCGGAGATCCGGCGCGCCACAGCATGGCCGGCGGGAGCGGCATGCAGACGCACCGCCATTTCTGCCCGGGCTGCGGCAGCACGCTGTTTGGCACCTCCGACTCCGATCCAGATCTCGCGACGCTCTACGTGGGCAGCCTCGACGATCCGTCGGTTTTCCAGCCATCCGCCGCCATCAACGCACGGGAACGGCAACCCTGGGATACCGGAGGGCGCGATCTGCACAGCTTCGACGGCATGCCAGCATGA
- a CDS encoding glycoside hydrolase family 43 protein: MIRNPILPGFNPDPSICRVGEDYYIATSTFEWFPGVQIHHSRDLVNWDLVCRPLDRSCQLDMRGNPDSCGIWAPCLSHADDQFWLVYTDVKRYDGNFKDAHNYIVTAPEITGPWSERIYVNSSGFDPSLYHDTDGRKYFLNMRWNYRTESYGGNPKSPAFDGILMQEWHPVRGLLGKAQNIFPGSALGLVEGPHLHKRNGWYYLTVAEGGTGYSHAVTMARSRDIRGPYEMHPDTHLITAKDHPDAPLQRAGHGQIVETPEGEVYHTHLCSRPLPGTRRSPLGRETALQKCVWGQDDWLYLEDCGPVPKVDVPVSPDVERRPQKPVLRCFKGDSLPPEFQWLRTPEPERIFSLTGNSLRLVGRESPGSWFEQALVARRQEHFAFRAETLVEFSPATYQQAAGITHYYNRHKFHAFCVTWHEEAGRCLTILSCPGDWPDGRLQFPLAEPVALPASGPVALAMEVDGPELRFFWRGPDGWEQVGPVLDASAISDEGGRGEHGSFTGAFTGMLAFDTSGAALPADFRRFDYLPGTE; encoded by the coding sequence ATGATCCGCAACCCGATCCTTCCCGGCTTCAACCCGGACCCCTCGATCTGCAGGGTGGGAGAAGATTACTATATCGCCACCTCGACCTTCGAATGGTTTCCCGGCGTGCAGATCCACCATTCCCGCGATCTGGTGAACTGGGACCTGGTATGCCGTCCCCTGGACCGCTCCTGCCAGCTTGACATGCGTGGCAACCCCGACAGCTGCGGCATCTGGGCGCCCTGCCTCAGCCATGCGGACGATCAATTCTGGCTGGTCTACACGGACGTCAAGCGCTACGACGGCAATTTCAAGGATGCCCACAACTATATCGTGACGGCGCCTGAAATCACCGGGCCATGGTCCGAACGGATCTACGTCAACTCCTCCGGTTTCGACCCGTCGCTCTACCACGACACCGACGGGCGGAAATACTTCCTGAACATGCGCTGGAACTACCGGACCGAAAGTTACGGCGGCAATCCCAAGAGCCCGGCATTCGACGGGATCCTCATGCAGGAATGGCACCCTGTCAGGGGACTTCTCGGCAAGGCCCAGAACATCTTTCCCGGCAGCGCCCTGGGACTTGTCGAGGGGCCGCATCTGCACAAGCGCAACGGATGGTACTACCTCACGGTCGCCGAAGGCGGCACTGGCTACAGCCATGCCGTCACGATGGCCAGGTCGCGCGATATACGCGGTCCCTACGAAATGCATCCGGACACGCACCTGATCACCGCCAAGGACCATCCCGACGCCCCGTTGCAGCGGGCGGGCCACGGCCAGATCGTCGAGACGCCCGAGGGAGAGGTCTATCACACCCATCTCTGTTCGCGCCCGCTTCCAGGCACACGCCGATCTCCGCTTGGCCGCGAGACAGCCTTGCAGAAATGCGTCTGGGGGCAGGACGACTGGCTTTACCTCGAGGATTGCGGACCCGTCCCGAAGGTCGATGTACCCGTCTCGCCGGATGTCGAGCGGCGACCGCAGAAGCCGGTTCTGCGCTGCTTCAAGGGCGACAGTCTTCCGCCCGAGTTCCAGTGGCTGCGCACGCCCGAGCCGGAGCGGATCTTCTCGCTGACCGGCAATTCCCTGCGTCTGGTGGGCCGCGAGTCCCCGGGCAGCTGGTTCGAGCAGGCTCTGGTGGCCCGGCGGCAGGAGCATTTCGCCTTCCGCGCGGAAACACTCGTCGAATTCAGTCCAGCGACATACCAGCAGGCCGCCGGCATCACCCATTACTACAACCGCCACAAGTTCCACGCATTCTGCGTCACCTGGCATGAAGAGGCGGGGCGCTGTCTCACCATCCTGTCCTGTCCGGGGGACTGGCCCGACGGACGCCTGCAGTTTCCGCTTGCCGAGCCTGTCGCCCTTCCCGCCAGCGGCCCCGTCGCGCTGGCCATGGAGGTGGACGGGCCAGAGCTGCGGTTCTTCTGGCGCGGACCGGACGGCTGGGAGCAGGTCGGCCCGGTGCTGGACGCCAGCGCCATCTCGGATGAGGGCGGACGTGGCGAACATGGATCCTTCACCGGAGCCTTCACGGGTATGCTGGCCTTCGATACCTCCGGGGCAGCCCTTCCAGCCGATTTCCGGCGTTTCGACTACCTGCCTGGCACCGAATGA
- a CDS encoding TolB family protein, whose amino-acid sequence MIRSILRIYDLETDSTRTVFETERLIEAPNWTCGGRLIVNGDGRIYSVPMDAPRLVALETGFATACNNDHGVSPDGRTLAISDKSRTAGLSCIYTLPLEGGTPRRLTERVPSWWHGWSPDGSRVAYTARREGRFDVYTQALAGGEETRITRDLGHCDGPDYTPDGEWIWFNADGTGHAQLWRIRPDGRDAERMTQDDRVNWFPHPSPDGAHVLYVSYPPGTQQHPRDIPVELRLMPAAGGAPRTLLNLLGGQGTINVPCWAPDGRSFAFMSYNAPGEAE is encoded by the coding sequence ATGATCCGCAGCATCCTGCGCATCTACGACCTCGAAACCGACAGCACGCGCACCGTGTTCGAGACCGAGCGCCTGATCGAGGCGCCGAACTGGACCTGTGGGGGAAGGCTCATCGTGAACGGCGACGGGCGGATCTATTCGGTGCCGATGGACGCGCCTCGGCTCGTGGCGCTCGAGACGGGGTTCGCCACCGCCTGCAACAACGATCACGGCGTCTCTCCCGATGGCCGGACACTGGCCATCTCCGACAAGTCCCGGACCGCGGGACTGTCCTGCATCTACACGCTCCCGCTCGAGGGCGGCACACCCCGCCGCCTGACCGAGAGGGTGCCGTCATGGTGGCATGGCTGGTCGCCCGACGGCAGCCGTGTCGCCTATACCGCACGGCGGGAGGGCCGTTTCGACGTCTATACCCAGGCGCTGGCAGGCGGTGAGGAAACCCGGATCACGCGCGATCTCGGCCATTGCGACGGTCCGGACTACACGCCCGATGGCGAATGGATCTGGTTCAACGCGGATGGGACGGGCCATGCCCAGCTCTGGCGCATCCGGCCGGACGGTCGGGACGCCGAACGGATGACGCAGGACGACAGGGTCAACTGGTTTCCGCATCCGTCGCCCGACGGGGCGCATGTGCTTTACGTCTCGTATCCGCCCGGGACGCAGCAGCATCCCCGGGATATCCCGGTAGAACTGCGCCTCATGCCCGCGGCGGGCGGCGCGCCGCGAACCCTGTTGAACCTGCTGGGCGGGCAGGGCACCATCAACGTGCCGTGCTGGGCACCCGACGGGCGTTCCTTCGCGTTCATGTCCTACAATGCGCCGGGAGAGGCTGAATGA
- a CDS encoding GMC oxidoreductase produces the protein MLLDALTDRGAAGRDFDICIIGAGPAGITLARKLGAQGLRVALMEAGGPEYDDASQSLYEGKVSGLDYWPLELPRLRYFGGSSNHWAGWSRPLDHMDFAARAHVPLSGWPIDRSDLDPYAGETDAILELPERVELPPLTQTEDRFRRFQMRFSPPVRFGEKYGDEIARSEEISCFFNANLVDLQLDAGLGRVVSGRFRSLDPDDRGFDVRAAFFCLATGGIENARLLLNFDRQMRGGIGNMTGQVGRHFCEHPHFVVADVLMESALEDLEFYRPTEAFAQAGQTLNFGLRLEPERFNPPGAPPRAAVGSCAAPLPEDLVAALGSKPSPALRDFLDRAEASSCPTATLRIASEQCLNPESRVRLAAGRDALGLRRCDLHWALTGLDIHTMRTAAIAFGTHLAEQNRGRLRLRDWLLAERTLLPGVDMDEVGGKHHMCTTRMSEDPAEGVVDADCRVHGIENLYIGGSSVFATGGQSNPTYTIIQMTLRLADHLQQRI, from the coding sequence ATGCTGCTTGACGCCCTGACCGACCGCGGCGCGGCAGGCCGGGACTTCGACATCTGCATCATCGGCGCGGGTCCCGCAGGCATCACCCTGGCCCGCAAGCTCGGCGCGCAGGGTCTGCGGGTCGCGCTGATGGAGGCGGGCGGCCCCGAATATGACGATGCCTCCCAGTCGCTCTACGAGGGAAAGGTCAGCGGGCTCGACTACTGGCCCCTCGAACTTCCGCGGCTGCGCTATTTCGGCGGCAGCTCGAACCACTGGGCGGGATGGAGCCGGCCGCTCGACCATATGGATTTCGCCGCCCGCGCCCATGTCCCGCTCAGCGGCTGGCCCATCGACAGATCGGACCTCGATCCCTATGCGGGCGAGACCGACGCAATTCTCGAACTTCCCGAGCGGGTCGAACTGCCCCCTCTGACGCAGACGGAGGACCGGTTCCGACGCTTCCAGATGCGCTTCAGCCCGCCTGTGCGCTTTGGCGAGAAATACGGCGACGAGATCGCCAGGTCAGAAGAAATTTCATGCTTCTTCAACGCGAACCTGGTCGATCTTCAACTGGACGCAGGGCTGGGTCGGGTCGTTTCGGGCCGCTTCCGGAGCCTCGACCCGGACGATCGGGGTTTCGATGTCCGCGCGGCATTCTTCTGTCTTGCCACCGGCGGCATCGAGAACGCCCGCCTGCTGCTGAATTTCGACCGCCAGATGCGCGGCGGTATCGGCAATATGACCGGGCAGGTGGGCCGGCATTTCTGCGAGCATCCGCATTTCGTGGTCGCCGACGTGCTGATGGAGTCGGCACTTGAGGACCTCGAATTCTACCGCCCGACCGAGGCCTTCGCGCAGGCCGGACAAACGCTGAATTTCGGCCTGAGGCTCGAGCCCGAACGCTTCAACCCCCCCGGTGCGCCGCCACGCGCGGCCGTCGGTTCCTGCGCCGCGCCGCTGCCGGAGGATCTTGTGGCGGCACTCGGCTCCAAGCCGTCCCCCGCGCTGCGCGACTTCCTTGACCGGGCCGAGGCGTCCTCCTGTCCGACAGCGACCCTGCGCATCGCCTCCGAGCAGTGCCTCAACCCCGAAAGCCGGGTGCGCCTTGCCGCCGGGCGCGACGCGCTGGGGCTCAGGCGTTGCGACCTGCACTGGGCGCTGACCGGCCTCGACATCCACACCATGCGCACCGCCGCCATCGCCTTTGGCACCCATCTGGCCGAACAAAACCGGGGCCGCCTGCGCCTGCGCGACTGGCTGCTGGCGGAGAGGACGCTGCTGCCTGGGGTCGACATGGACGAAGTCGGCGGAAAGCATCACATGTGCACCACACGCATGTCGGAAGATCCCGCGGAAGGCGTAGTCGATGCCGACTGCCGCGTGCATGGCATCGAGAACCTCTATATCGGCGGATCGAGCGTCTTTGCGACCGGCGGACAGTCGAACCCGACCTACACGATCATACAGATGACCCTTCGCCTCGCCGATCACCTGCAACAGCGGATCTGA